One region of Candidatus Polarisedimenticolia bacterium genomic DNA includes:
- a CDS encoding amidohydrolase family protein, with the protein MKPAIMCLTLALAVSIAPAAVSRGKSSSVPAGAVVNDSHFHLTNYVQEGTDIHEFLKIMGTKVGRVALFGIPLQQTWAYGNTADFAPTYYLQSDAPLYYYSFTDAFIAMSYRSLTKTEQARFDPMITGFNPADMYAADHIKRVLLTFPGVFSGIGEFTIHKEFVSSKIAGETASLLNPALDRILDFAGEAGLVVILHNDVDMPFPKPGQDPYLVVQLRDLIKRHPKTQIIWAHMGVGRIVHPVKDQIGILERALGNPDLAHLHFDISWDETAKYVVASEDTLKVTADLINRYPDRFLFGTDEVAPKTQASYLKVYDLYAPLFAKLT; encoded by the coding sequence ATGAAGCCGGCCATAATGTGCCTCACGCTGGCGCTCGCGGTGAGCATCGCGCCGGCCGCCGTGTCGCGCGGCAAGAGCTCCAGCGTCCCCGCGGGGGCCGTGGTGAACGACTCGCACTTCCACCTCACCAACTACGTGCAGGAAGGCACCGACATCCACGAGTTCCTGAAGATCATGGGGACGAAGGTGGGACGCGTGGCACTGTTCGGCATCCCGCTGCAGCAGACCTGGGCGTACGGCAACACCGCCGACTTTGCGCCGACCTATTACCTGCAAAGCGACGCGCCGCTTTACTACTATTCGTTCACCGACGCGTTCATCGCCATGTCCTATCGCTCGCTGACGAAAACGGAGCAGGCGCGCTTCGATCCGATGATCACCGGCTTCAATCCGGCCGACATGTACGCCGCCGACCACATCAAGCGCGTACTCCTCACCTTCCCCGGGGTCTTCTCGGGCATCGGCGAGTTCACCATCCACAAGGAGTTCGTCTCTTCGAAGATCGCGGGCGAAACCGCCAGCCTGCTGAACCCCGCCCTGGATCGCATCCTGGACTTCGCCGGCGAGGCGGGTCTCGTGGTGATCCTCCACAACGACGTCGACATGCCCTTTCCGAAGCCGGGGCAGGATCCCTACCTGGTCGTGCAATTGCGCGACCTCATCAAGCGCCATCCCAAGACCCAGATCATCTGGGCCCACATGGGAGTAGGACGGATCGTCCATCCGGTGAAGGACCAGATCGGCATCCTGGAGCGTGCTCTGGGCAACCCCGATCTCGCCCATCTGCACTTCGACATCTCCTGGGACGAGACCGCCAAGTACGTCGTTGCCTCCGAGGACACCCTCAAAGTGACTGCCGATCTCATCAACCGTTACCCCGACCGCTTCCTGTTCGGCACCGACGAGGTCGCCCCGAAGACCCAGGCCTCGTACCTCAAGGTCTATGACCTCTACGCGCCGCTGTTCGCGAAGCTCAC
- a CDS encoding DUF3011 domain-containing protein, with translation MSRRGPIDLELTHGKADIFCYDGPRGRVAAHHRRTAWIVALIAAVLPALHDARAQGPPENPSTPGDRAREAAAKLTLKCSSKPGERNHCPADTSKGVSLVKSEGEAPCLLGKTWGYDDTGIWVSDGCSGQFFAGVPTELQQAAATRMKAPEYIPNAGFLLYDGEKGQIYMRLFTYVRYLNQKSLDKHYEDSFGVTKTVDRRQDFQLNKFFLPFSGWFLSPKLRYYLYVWSSNPSQGDPAQVGGAGNISWNFNRFVTLGGGITSLPSVRSTEGQFPYWIGVDDRLIADEFFRGSYTTGIWLKGELSTKLKYMAMLANNLSTLGVSASQLDNTIDTTSFSLQWLPSTGEFGLYGTFGDYDWHEKLATRLGLHYTSSTEDQQSQPGTNSIENSQIRLTDGNVIFTPDLFGAGIEVDKVHYKMASIDGGLKFKGLSLEAEYYWRHLSDFEGPGTGAIADIDDYGYQVQTSGMVVRDVLQAYLSGSQIRGVYGDGSEIRAGMNWYPLKKRGFRINTEWLHLNHCPVGYTAVPYPVGGDGDVYHVNAEMNF, from the coding sequence ATGAGCCGTCGAGGCCCAATCGACCTCGAGTTGACCCATGGAAAAGCCGATATCTTCTGCTATGACGGACCTCGCGGGCGGGTCGCCGCCCACCACCGGCGGACCGCCTGGATCGTGGCGCTGATCGCCGCCGTCCTGCCGGCGCTGCACGACGCTCGGGCGCAGGGACCGCCGGAGAATCCTTCGACGCCGGGCGACAGGGCGCGGGAAGCAGCGGCGAAGCTGACGCTGAAGTGCTCCTCCAAGCCCGGCGAGCGGAACCATTGTCCGGCCGACACTTCGAAGGGAGTCTCCCTGGTGAAATCGGAGGGAGAGGCTCCCTGCCTTCTCGGCAAGACCTGGGGGTACGACGATACCGGGATCTGGGTCTCCGACGGCTGCAGCGGGCAGTTCTTCGCCGGCGTGCCGACGGAGCTCCAGCAGGCGGCGGCAACCCGGATGAAAGCACCCGAGTACATCCCGAACGCCGGCTTCCTGCTCTACGATGGAGAGAAGGGCCAGATCTACATGCGCCTGTTCACCTACGTCCGCTACCTGAACCAGAAATCGCTGGACAAGCACTACGAAGACTCCTTCGGCGTTACGAAGACCGTGGATCGGCGCCAGGACTTCCAGCTGAACAAGTTCTTCCTCCCCTTCTCCGGCTGGTTCCTGAGCCCCAAGCTGCGCTACTACCTCTACGTCTGGTCCTCGAATCCTTCACAGGGCGACCCGGCGCAGGTGGGGGGCGCCGGCAACATCAGCTGGAACTTCAACCGCTTCGTGACGCTGGGCGGCGGCATCACCAGCCTGCCGAGCGTGCGCAGCACCGAAGGGCAGTTTCCGTATTGGATCGGGGTCGACGATCGGCTGATCGCCGACGAGTTCTTCCGCGGCTCCTACACCACCGGCATCTGGCTCAAGGGCGAGCTGTCGACAAAGCTCAAGTACATGGCGATGCTCGCCAACAACCTGAGCACCTTGGGCGTCAGCGCCTCGCAGCTCGACAACACGATCGACACCACCTCCTTCAGCCTGCAATGGCTCCCGTCGACCGGGGAGTTCGGCCTGTACGGGACCTTCGGCGATTACGACTGGCACGAGAAGCTGGCGACCCGGCTGGGTCTGCACTACACCAGCAGCACCGAGGACCAGCAAAGCCAGCCTGGCACCAACAGCATCGAGAACAGCCAGATTCGCCTCACCGATGGGAACGTCATCTTCACGCCGGATCTGTTCGGCGCGGGGATCGAGGTCGACAAGGTGCATTACAAGATGGCCAGCATCGACGGCGGCCTCAAGTTCAAAGGGCTTTCACTCGAGGCGGAGTACTACTGGCGACATCTGAGCGATTTCGAGGGGCCGGGCACCGGCGCCATCGCCGACATCGACGACTACGGCTACCAGGTGCAGACCTCCGGCATGGTGGTGCGCGACGTGCTCCAGGCCTACCTGAGCGGATCGCAGATCCGTGGCGTCTATGGCGACGGCTCTGAGATCCGCGCCGGGATGAACTGGTATCCGCTCAAGAAGCGGGGTTTTCGGATCAACACGGAGTGGCTCCACCTGAACCACTGCCCGGTGGGCTACACCGCCGTCCCCTATCCGGTGGGCGGCGACGGCGATGTCTATCACGTGAACGCCGAGATGAACTTCTGA
- a CDS encoding response regulator has translation MLTIAIVDDDASHSRAVARLLRASGMQAVTFVSAEEYIAAREATPVDCLVLDIQLGGMSGFDLYGWLSAAGSPPPIVFLTAHGEPETIAQVNSTGCAYVRKTDPGRVLLEAIRMAIEAQAGPPHRMGGSA, from the coding sequence ATGCTCACCATCGCGATCGTCGACGACGACGCGAGCCATAGCCGCGCCGTCGCCCGCCTGTTGCGGGCCTCGGGGATGCAGGCCGTAACTTTCGTCTCGGCCGAGGAATACATCGCGGCCCGCGAGGCGACACCGGTCGACTGCCTCGTCCTGGACATCCAGCTCGGCGGCATGTCGGGGTTCGACCTCTACGGTTGGCTCTCGGCCGCGGGCAGCCCCCCTCCAATCGTTTTCCTCACGGCGCATGGCGAGCCCGAGACGATCGCCCAGGTAAACTCCACGGGATGCGCCTATGTACGTAAGACCGATCCAGGGCGAGTCCTGCTGGAGGCGATTCGCATGGCGATCGAAGCCCAGGCAGGTCCCCCCCACCGCATGGGAGGCAGTGCTTGA
- a CDS encoding response regulator, with product MSASPTVFVVDDDRSFLKAVARLLRGSGHAVETFGSARDLLQRLRQEASGCILADLKMPGMDGMELHEAVAVSENPLPVVFLSGRGDVPTTVRALKQGAEDFLTKTAPKTELLDAVTRAMARDVAERRARAQLRAARSTFDRLTAREREVLAHVVQGRANKEIAWDLSIHERTVKLHRTSITAKLGVSSVAELTRWAQEAGLLPELDQTAGRTLPKGQ from the coding sequence ATGAGCGCGTCCCCAACCGTCTTCGTGGTGGATGACGACCGCTCCTTCCTGAAGGCCGTGGCGCGCCTGCTGCGCGGCAGCGGACACGCCGTCGAGACCTTCGGCTCCGCGCGCGATCTCCTCCAGCGGCTGAGGCAGGAGGCGTCAGGCTGCATCCTGGCCGACCTGAAGATGCCCGGCATGGATGGAATGGAGCTGCACGAGGCGGTTGCCGTCTCCGAAAACCCACTGCCCGTCGTCTTCCTCTCCGGCCGGGGCGATGTCCCCACGACCGTGCGCGCCCTCAAGCAGGGGGCGGAGGATTTCCTCACCAAGACGGCCCCGAAAACCGAGCTCCTCGACGCCGTCACCCGGGCGATGGCGCGCGACGTGGCCGAGCGGAGGGCGCGGGCCCAGCTCCGCGCGGCGCGCTCCACATTCGATCGGCTGACGGCCCGGGAGCGCGAGGTCCTCGCCCACGTGGTCCAGGGACGAGCCAACAAGGAGATCGCCTGGGACCTGTCGATCCACGAGCGCACCGTCAAGCTCCACCGCACCAGCATCACGGCCAAGCTCGGCGTCTCCTCGGTGGCCGAGCTGACCCGCTGGGCCCAGGAAGCCGGGCTCCTTCCCGAGCTGGATCAGACCGCCGGCCGTACCCTCCCTAAAGGGCAGTAG
- a CDS encoding ATP-binding protein: MRRFAPLLLIIFSVPLLGASEGPRRILILNSFGRDFTPYNSVTSKFREDLARLSPKPVELLDISLETMRFDTADEAPVVDYVGALCARRPIDLVVAIGSPAYRFWERHRAELLPDTPALIAAVEERHFDGKPPEQDAVVALRLDLPGVLENLLAVRPGTHNVYVVIGDSPLERYWLAHLRREWGPFEKKVNLVYWNEVPFDEMVRRAAQLPSDSAIFFALLVQDAAGVPHEQEAAVEALRDAANAPLFGWSDNLLGHGIVGGPLLPLKEVGRATARAALRVLAGEPAGQVRSPVLAADRPSYDWRQLRRWGIDEASLPSRSTVLFHPTSLLRKYRWVILGTGLLIAAQAIAISGLLISRRRRLQAEEEAARLRHELAHAGRVSALGQLSSSLAHELNQPLGAILRNAEAAEIFLDATPPNLQEVRAILADIREDDQRAGGVIDGIRGLLRRHPVEFSSIELAGMAERMMILIRPDAQSRRIEVSAEVAPGLPDIHGNSVQLQQVLLNLLINGMEAMERNGSEGRRLRLKIGANGGNRVQMSVSDSGPGIPSEDLPRVFENFYTTKPGGMGMGLAICRQIVEAHGGEIEAANDPGGGTTFRVTLPMARVSA; the protein is encoded by the coding sequence ATGAGACGCTTCGCGCCCCTTCTTCTCATCATCTTCAGCGTCCCGCTCCTTGGGGCGTCCGAAGGACCTCGCCGGATCCTGATTCTCAATTCATTCGGCCGCGACTTCACCCCTTACAACTCCGTCACCTCCAAGTTCCGTGAGGATCTCGCCCGCCTCTCCCCGAAGCCCGTCGAGCTCCTCGACATCTCGCTGGAAACGATGCGCTTCGACACGGCCGACGAGGCCCCTGTAGTCGATTACGTAGGCGCCCTGTGCGCCAGGCGTCCGATCGACCTTGTCGTGGCAATCGGCTCGCCGGCCTACCGGTTCTGGGAGCGTCACCGTGCCGAGCTCCTGCCGGACACCCCTGCTCTGATCGCCGCCGTCGAGGAACGCCACTTCGACGGAAAGCCGCCGGAGCAGGATGCTGTTGTGGCCCTGCGCCTTGACCTGCCCGGTGTCCTCGAGAACCTGCTCGCCGTCCGACCCGGGACCCACAACGTCTACGTCGTCATCGGCGACAGCCCGCTGGAGCGTTACTGGCTGGCACACCTCCGTCGCGAATGGGGACCGTTCGAAAAGAAAGTGAACCTCGTCTACTGGAACGAGGTCCCCTTCGACGAGATGGTCCGGCGAGCGGCACAGCTGCCGTCCGACTCGGCCATTTTCTTCGCCCTGCTGGTGCAGGACGCCGCCGGGGTTCCCCACGAGCAGGAAGCCGCCGTGGAAGCGCTGCGGGATGCTGCCAACGCTCCGTTGTTCGGCTGGTCGGACAACCTCCTGGGACACGGAATCGTCGGAGGTCCCCTGCTGCCGCTGAAGGAAGTCGGACGGGCGACGGCGCGCGCCGCGCTGCGGGTCCTCGCCGGGGAGCCGGCCGGGCAGGTCCGCTCCCCGGTGCTGGCGGCCGATCGCCCCTCCTACGACTGGCGGCAGCTGCGGCGCTGGGGGATCGACGAGGCCTCTCTGCCGTCCCGCAGCACGGTGCTCTTCCATCCAACCTCGCTGCTGCGCAAGTACCGCTGGGTGATCCTGGGCACGGGGCTCCTGATCGCGGCCCAGGCGATCGCCATCAGCGGGCTGCTGATCTCGCGCCGCCGCCGGCTGCAGGCGGAGGAGGAGGCGGCGCGGCTGCGCCATGAGCTGGCGCACGCCGGCCGGGTCTCCGCTCTGGGGCAGCTGTCCTCGTCCCTGGCGCACGAGCTGAACCAGCCGCTGGGAGCGATTCTGCGCAACGCCGAAGCAGCCGAGATCTTCCTGGACGCCACACCGCCCAATTTACAGGAGGTGCGCGCCATCCTGGCCGACATCCGGGAGGACGATCAGCGTGCCGGCGGCGTGATCGATGGGATCCGCGGCCTCCTGCGCCGCCATCCGGTGGAATTCTCGAGCATCGAGCTGGCGGGCATGGCGGAGCGGATGATGATCCTGATCCGGCCCGATGCTCAGTCCCGGCGTATCGAGGTATCGGCCGAGGTGGCCCCCGGCCTTCCGGACATCCACGGAAACAGCGTGCAGCTGCAGCAGGTCCTCCTCAATCTGCTGATTAACGGGATGGAGGCGATGGAGCGCAATGGATCCGAAGGTCGCCGGCTGCGCCTGAAGATCGGCGCCAACGGCGGCAACCGGGTCCAAATGTCGGTCAGCGACTCGGGACCGGGGATCCCATCCGAGGACCTGCCGCGCGTCTTCGAGAATTTCTATACGACGAAGCCGGGAGGCATGGGGATGGGGCTGGCGATTTGCCGGCAGATCGTCGAGGCCCACGGAGGGGAGATCGAGGCGGCCAACGATCCCGGCGGCGGCACCACTTTCCGCGTGACGCTGCCGATGGCGAGGGTCAGTGCATGA